The region CACACAGCTTACATTCCATTAACACAGAGCTTCACTAGATATGCTTCTTTACTTTTTGGAAGTCTGGTTTCTACTCGCAAATAATAAAGTAGCCTACTGAGAGGATATATTTTATAAGCAAAATAAGATTGTGCCATCATCATAAGTTTTGCTTTGTTACATTCAGAGCTGAGAAGAAATAGACATATTTCACTTTACACCTGACACCAAGAAGTTCACCTGTACATCTGCTTGTGGATGTCCACCGATGTTTTATATTAACCTAGACTAGAATTCCTGAGATATTGGAATTATTTCAGTAATGCAAAAAACCTCAAACCCTTCATCTTAAAACACAGACCTCATATAATAATTCAGAACaaataatgaatgcaaaaattaaccaaccaaccaaaaaataaataaaagaataaattaaTCAACATACAAAATGTGATTTTGCAGGTACACATATGGCTTACTTTCGGAGGGGTGAAATGGCTGCATGTCGATTCGGTGCACCTCCTTGGCATAGTACTCCTCTTCGCTCTGCTGTCGCTCACATGTCGCCGCTCGTTCGTTTGCTTTCTCTTGCAGCAGGTCGCGCGTGCTGTTGTAGATCGCGATGATCTCCCGCGACACGTCCTCACGCTCGGTAAAGTGTTCCGGGGGGTTGGTAAGCTTAAGTTTGCTCAGGATCTGCCCACGGATAGCTTCGATGCGCTTCTTCATAAACTGGTCCATGTTTAATGTGCTGCATGTAGACAGACCCGAAGCCACTGTCGCCAAGTCCAAGGTCAGGAAGAGGCTCAAAAAGTATAAATtcatctttaaaataaattccGAAACTATGGGATTTGAATTACTACTCGGCAGAAGCAGTTAATAGTTTGAACATATGGCGTAGGATATGCTAGTTAAATAATATTAACacatgcatttctgcaaatcaGTGTTGTACAACAAATGTTATTTTCGATAATTTGGCTATAACTGTAGATTGAATATAGACCTATTTATATTTGGAAAGGCTaagtaattatttttcaatgctAGTCTATTCGAGTCTAGTAGCTACTTGCCCGTTCAGTTTTACAACGTCAATTTTGAGTTAGGCAATACTTGAAAATACGTTCACATAGCCAACCTGAAATAAATTAACGCGAGCTGCAAAATCCGTTATCCAAGCAGAACAGACAGACCAGATTTGATCTACATTCCAGACACCCACTGCGTTTATAGCTAGTCTAATAAGCACGCTTCACATTAATAGTCAAAGGCATACAAAATTCAAGGTAAAAAGTAGCAAACGCAGAATCTCGAAATACTGGCTCTGAATTCCAACAAAACTCTGTAAAGCCTGAAAGCCACACAAATGCGAGCTGTTCGGCAATCCGCAGTTTAATAGCTCTGAATCGTTGCCTGAGGGTTCGCGCTCACCTTCACCACATCAGCGAACTGAAAGGTTTTTCTAACTTCGGCGAGTCTGCCTGTTGCGCTCTGCAGTTAAGACTTGCATAGCTACTCTGATCGCACCAACCCTATCCCAACACCACTCTGCCTGTCAAACTAACGCCGGACACTAAcgtgttgaaaatgaaaaattcaaagTTCATCGACTATAGCACAGGAGGCAATGCCTAGTCGTATCCTAAAGAAATAATATACCGGAACACATGAGAATTTTTCGTCTCTCTTCGTAGCCTACTCGATCAGACTATTTAAGCGTTTCTCCATCCCCTTCCGATGAAAACAAATATCTGATCTTCTGTCCCTCTAAGCAAGCGCTGGCCAGGAGATAGCATCACCAAAGAGAAGAGGTTTATAAAGGACTTCTTCACCACGTGCTTTGCCCCCTACAAAGGGACGTTGTGGTCATAGGTCTGTGGCCGAGAGTCCTTCAAGTTGGGTCAACGGGCAATTTATTATGAATATAACCGCTTGGCGTGCCAGCCAGCACAATGCCGCGAGTAACAACCCAGAAGCAGAGCACCGGGGTCCTAGTGCTGGCCGGGTCATTTCAGTTCGTGGTACAGTTAAATTCTGTGAAATCACAACACTGCTTTGTTGAACGTTTGTTTATAGTTCTCATCATAATGGAAGTTTGCCatgtaaaatatacaatttGTACAAGGTCATTTAaaagacatttcatttccatATTTTCAACGAAAGGGATAAAAAGGGGATTTAAAGGGGTAATTGTCCTCCATTGGCATAAATAATCATATTCGATGACGTTTCACACTAGACTTATTTTTGTTAGTCACACTGTTCAGCTAGGGCTTAGTCAAATGACAGTAACATACAATTGAGACATTACAGGACATTGTTAATAGTAAATCTCAAATGCCACTAACTCCTAACCAATATATTGACTCGCATAATGTGTAAATTCATGAATTGCGtttctggtttaaaaaaaaaaaaatctaattacgGTTCACACATCACAGTACTTAAAAATATAGCCTACTTATACAACCGAATGTAACTACTAATATAACCGATTTAGTGTTAGTTATGTTCTGTAACAAAGATGTCATGTGGAGGACCCGAGAACACTGACCATATGCACCATGTATGCTAAAGATCCGAGTATAAAAGTGAACTTGTATTAACAATGGTCACAGGTCCGCTGAACACACGCCTGGATGCAAGAACACTCCCTGCGTATCGAAGATGCGAGGACAGCAGCGAACACATGCTAAGGATGCGCGAGCAGCACTAAACACAACCTGAAGACGTGAGAGTACACGAGTCTCCGGTTAAACTTCTGCGCTTCTTGGACGCGATGGCATGTTTTAGCCATGTGGTCCCACTTTTCTCAGAGTCCAAACACCCCATGCGGCAGGTTGATTTACGCATTTTGCTCCCGAGAAAATCCCAAAATTTTTCATCCACTGCCAATCCGCCCGCCggccggcccccccccccccccaactctctCAGCTGTGAGGAGCCCTCAGAAACAGTCGGCGCTCCCTTTCTGCTGAAGCACAGATGTTGTCACTAAATCAATTCCCACACTAACAGATGTTTGAGAGAACGCACTGCATAGCTGTAGTCAGGATGACCTTTCCCTAAGTGGCTGTGGACTTTAACCTTGGATTGTTACCGTGTCCCTATTTCAGGACTACGGTACAGTGTTATACCTAATGTCTACAAACCAGATAAAAGCAACACCTCaccaacaaaaaacatctgcaGGTAAACAAAGGTAATTTTATTTACCCCTCAATTCAGAACATTTTCCACTTGGAAACATTTATACAAAATAATACCAAGTTGGCATCTTTCATGGATAAGTTCTCCATACAAGTTTACAgaatttcattattaaaaatgaggCACTACAAAATCCTTGCTGCGGACAGTGCTCTGCCTGTCCAATGTGACAAATGGTGAAATCGCTCATAAACAAATCAGAACACTCATTAATGGTACTGGGAATACCATACAGACTAAGCATACAGTACATCTCCCTGTAGCTCTGCCCCCTACCAGGAACAGATAttaaagtaaaacattactcTATATGGAACACCTGTGCACTAAGGATATTAAACAGAGTGCATGTAAGGACCTCACTGGGAATTTTGACTGACTAGGATTAGGCCATATAACTTACTTCATAGCactcaagaaaaaaatattttccacataaaaacaaaatgaaagatggaaaccccccccccccaaaaaaaaaaaacatacaatactcaaatatcagtGTTGGGTTTGGTAGGGGATATCTTGATGCAAAGAAGAAAGACAAGTCTCAATCCCATCAGGTTCTCCCTCATAAAGAAGAGACAGACCAGAACCAAGAGCAAATGGGTCCCATCCTTTGTCTCttagacacgcgcacacaaaggAACACGCGCGCTGACACAGGCGTGCACTAACACGCATGCCTCTTCAGTCCGAATCGCTGCTGTAGTCCCCTGGACCCTCCTGCGCCTCCTCCTCGCTCTCTTTGTCCCAGTCTTTCATGGAGGCGCCCATCATGAAGTCGTCCTTCAGAACACTCCACGCTGGCGTCTCTTCTGCAGGCTGGccgacctgcacacacagggccgCGTTAGTACGTACACAGTGACCAAGAAAAATCTGTTAACTCATGGGTATAGGACCAAGCGCAATGTACAATGCCTGGTGCTTTGTTTTATCTTGATAGTAGGATAGTACTTTTTCTGAGCATGggcaccattacattacattaatgccatttggcagacgctcctataCAGAGCGatcataataaaatgtattatgaatTATGTTCTTCCAGTTCTTCTTACAGTAGCAGAAGCATAGATAGTAAACCGGTTATTAGCAATGCTTCATTTCTGCTTATAACAGCCAGTAGCCTTTCCCCCCCAGCAAGGTGCACCAAGTTGCAGATAGGCTATATTTTAGCTTTTGCTACAAAGgcacccaacaccaccaacgCTTTTAAAAGGATGGTAAAATAACAATAAGGGTTAATGACAAGGTTTATGACATCAGTCTTAACACATAATTCATAATACAGCTGTAGTCAGATAAGCACGCACAGCCACTCTCCCTGTACTTCTCCAATACAGCAGCCCCACCTACTGGACATAGACATGTACTACGTCCTTTGCAAATTTCACAACTCTCCCAAATCTTCCCCATCTTTGTCCCCACGAACAGAACTCTCCTTGTTAAAGTGGAAAACACCACTCATCTGGGTATTCTAAAACATCCCCGCCTCTCCCTGTAACAATCTATAAGACCCCTGTCTCTCCATATCAGGGTAGAACACCCCTCTCTCCGTATCGGGGTAGAACACCCTTGTCTCTCCATGTATATACAGAACACCCCTGACTCTCTATATCGAGGTAgaacacccctctctctccaagtATGTGTAGAACACCCCTGTCTCTCCATGTGGGTGTAGAAGACCCCTATCAGTCCATGATAGTGTATAACACCTGTGTCTCTCCAGTAATGTTGGTTTCATTttatcacactgcacacaccactTTTTTGTTGCTTCTGGAGCCTTGTTCCCCAGTGGACTCGGTTCCCCGCAGCACGTCGATGAAGTCCTTCTTGGACACGGAGGACAGAAGCTTGGCCCGTTTCCTCTccgacccccccacctccttcaCCTTCTCCTCCATGTTCTTCTGGTGTTTCCGCACGGCATTGAAGAGCTGCACCATGCCCctgggagaggggagaagagaggaatACAGCAGGTAGACAGGGGGAGAGCAAAAGTTGCATTATAGAAGTAGCAAGTAACTCACATTTTCGTGAAAACACTCAACATGGCAGCACAGCATCACCTACAGTTGTTTGTTGCCGTTTGTGTGATACATGCCCACAtatatttttgctaaataaaattgTCTTCTCCAAAAAATATAcgtattttaattaaataatataattttactaTATTCCTGGGCATAAAATACAGCTTATTGCCTGTGTTACTCCATACAACCGACTGAATGTCActcatctttatcaagggtggcaGTAATTATGGAGGTGACAGTATTGTGCACAATTGTGCTGTACCTGGTGGCAATCCTTTGCAGgtttctctcagtctctcgGTCTTTTACCACATCCGGCTTCTCCCGACACATCATCTCCCACGCCCGCTTCTTATCCACCTGTCAATTATAGACACAGAGAGCAGATCCATCAGACTTCATTCTCAATGGCCCGCTCACTTTAAACACAACGGCAGACACAGATGTCATTTTAGCTCCACCAATATGCAACACTGCCATTTTCCTCTCAGTCTTGCAAGCAGTCCTTGAAATTAGCTGGTTGGCCACCAAAAAGCAATTTGCTCCTCACAAAAAACTCTCAGTAcctgtttcttcttctccagCTGTTCCTTCTTTattttctccttctctttctccagtGCCTTATTCTTTATTAGGATGCCAGCCTTGTTCTCAGGAGTTTTCTTCTGCAGGATTTTAGCCATGGCTTCTGCCCATCCTGCATTGGGGTTGTCCCCGTCCCCTTCCGCCTGTTCTCCTTCCATCGCTCCGTcaccttcttccttttcttctccctcactctctccatcaccctcctcctcccgtTCTCCTTCAGAACCTCCATCATCACTTTCTCCATCCGCACTGCTGTCACCAGCGGATGCATCCTCCTCTGCTGaacctgaaacacaaacatggaGTTCCAATTGGTTGCCTGTGTCACCGGTTTGCACCGACCACAATCGGTCATAATGTAACACAACAGGGGTGGATAAATTGGTTGTCTGGGCAACAGGGACAACCAGATGTTAGTCCTGGGCGATCAAACCTCAGCAGCGTAAAACAACATAattttgccttttcttgttttCCCCTAAACTGCAGCTAATTGATTGGAAATTAATAACATTGGTCAAAAGGACAAGATATGATGTAGCCTACTATTTGTTTGGTGGATTTTCATTGGCTCTCTTGTTCAGTATGTGGGAGCTGTGAATAATTTCACACACCATCAATGAAGCCGGAAATCAAGATTATTCAATATTGCTGCATAGCCTATAACGCGATTAAGTTTGATAACTTTAGCTAAATTGGTTAAcgctgacgttagctagctaacagtcTCTCCAGACAGGACAAGGGTGTAACATTCAGTGACAAACTTGAGTGccaaattattcattattattttcctaAGGTTATCATACCTTCAAAATCTCATACCAGCCCATGCCTACATGTAATGAGTGAGATGTGAAGCTTCATTAATTTGACCAAATACTGTAATAACTTAAATTGCCTCATTGGCTCACAAACATATCCTGCTGTTTTGCCTAACAATCTCTTTGCAAGAGCACTTAAAAGCAGAGATTAACCCACGCAAATAATTTTCTATTTGTACCATTACAAATCTGGGCAACCAACCTCCTAAATCTGGTTGTCCTGATGCATCCTTTGGTTGCCCAGATTATAGAAGATAACCGCATACACGTATAAACTTATCCAACCCAGCATAACGAgtacaggccattcagcccagcaatgctcaccttttcctaccactaaagggTACCTATTGCAAGTCaacaagcctggtcttgaaaacacCCAGtgttctgcctccactacatgtcctggcaaactattccacacagtgaacacTTTGTGTGAAAGAATACTTCCTAATGGCTCCCCACACCAATCAGGCTGTGATTGATCTAATCAAAGTATAACTCATCGCAGTATTAAACCAACTAACAAAGGTTACAGAAATAGGCACCAAACGCACTCCAGACCAGtacattttacttttaatttcaaAAACTTGTTTGATAACACTGCTCAGGTCACAGTCAGTTTTACTGCTGGTCAGCTCACAGTTGGTTGCATTACACTGGTGTGCTCAGGTCTCATTCAGGCTCCCCACACTGCTCAGGTCTTGATCAAACTGATAGCAGTGACCAGGTCATGTTCACACACTATCAAATGTGGCCTCCATAAAGGCCAACATTCACCAAATCAGCAATCTGTGAAATACTTCTACGATTTGCACATGTTGACTGCGAGGGCAAACTCCTGGCAAAAATCTCAGTGTATAGCCAGCTTAAGATGTTAAACAATTTCCTACATGACAACATGCAATACAACCCAAGGGATTTTGCCAGGACTGGTTCGTATTGATGAACATGATACAAACAAAACCTAGTTCGTACTTTTCACGCTATTTTTTATGTAGCAAATCGGTCGTTATACTACAGATGgtgaggaaaaacaaacaccGAGATCTCAGCGTTTTAAAACTAACATCAGGCATGCAACAAGAGCAAATATGTCAGAAGACATGCCACTTTAACGAGGTTAAGTATCATTAGCTAGCTCAGTAAAGATCTCACAAACGAGCATGATCAAACCATCCGACTGTAAGACCATTATGATAGTCAGTGGACTAGTTAGTTATGCCAAATTGTGGCGTAATGACGATGACCGAAAACTAACAATGGCTCGGTATATAAACTGCAAATTCAAGTGAATCAAACAAATAATCGTAGCTGAATGATGAAACATTAAGTTACACGAAAAATTACCAACGGGTTCTTCTAAGCTCACATGTGATCCTTCCACAGACGCCGCCATCTGGCCGGAAATCCTTCTTATTCATGTAATTCGCCGATATAACCACTAAATGGCATATTGCTGCTGCCTACTGAGTCGGAGGACGAACTACAACTCAGGCCCACAGCGTCTCCGTTCATTTTCTGCGCACCTGCAACAGGCAAAGTCTCGCCCCCCGCAACGGGTGTCATACGCCCTCTTCTGGCGTATTCCTGAATTGGCCTGGGCGTGATGGGCAAAGTCGTGGGCGACGCGGAGGCACTCCTGCAACTACTGGGCATACTCACTCTTCCGCTGTCCTTGCTCCTCGGACCCAGGTGGCAGCGCAAATACTGAAGCTCCCAGCTGAACTGCAGGAGGGCACCAAGTGGACTTTCTGCTGTTCTGTAAGCCCACAACACCAGGGGAAGATGCCGGTTCCAGTCGCTTTGGTGATGGCTAGTGAGGATAGCCAGGTGGGTGGCCAAGGTACGGTTAAGCCGTTCCACCAGCTTTTCACTTTGAGGATGGAGGGGGGTAGTTTGGGTTTTCTTGAAGCCCAAGTGATTGCAGACCTCCTGGAACACCTGGACCTGGAAGTTCTGCCCTTGGTCACTGTGGAGCGCCTATAGCGCCCCGAAGCAGCAGAACATCTCCTCCACTAGTGTGTTAACCATGGTTACTGCACTTTCGTTGGGGGTCGCGTATGCCTCTGGCCACTTGGTGAAGTAGTCCATAGCCACGAGGACATACTAGTTCCCCGAGTCAGTGGTGCGGAAGGGGCCCAACACATCAACACCCACCCCACCAGGTACTGTTGCAGGGGGGCTTGCCAGTGTTGTGTTGGGCCTTTCTGGGCAGTACAGGCATCGCAGTAGTCACTTGCACCTCGCTCTGGCCACTTACCCGACTCCAGCCACGGTTGGACTTGGAACTGTGCCAGATCGCCTCTTGCAGCTGCGTTCTGTCAAGGCCCAGGTTCAGCTCAGGATCAAGAGAGTTGCCACCCTGGGAGCACCTGGCTGCGCTCTTCTAGGGCCTTGCAAGGGCACAGGGAGAGGATGTCTGCATCGGCCTGCTTGATGCTGGATTTCAAAGTTGTAGCCTTGTAGCACTTTGTTCCACTGGCCACCTAACCTTCTCCTTCTTGAAATGGAGGAGCCAGGTGAGGGAGGCGTGATCAGTTGTCTGTGAGGTGGGGCAGCAGGTTTGCAATGGTGGAAAAATCTCTTACAAACCGCCGGTAGTAGGACGCCAGGTCCAGGAATCTCTGTAGCTCCGTTATGTTACGTGGGACCAGGCCAGTCCTTTACTGTAGCCACTTTGGCCAGATCTGTGGCCACTCCCTCAGCACTCACCACATGCCCCAGGAAAGTCTTGCCTCAGCAGATTGCACTTTTTAGGGCTCAGGCGTAGCCTGGTGTagtcgatcccaccctgggtgtgtcgaagtgtggGTGTGGCGAAGTGTTCCTAACCCCTaactgctcctgacgagctggttgataccttgcatggcagccaatcgccattggtgtgtgagtgtgtgtatgaatgggtgaatgagaagcatcaattatacagcgctttggatgaaggcggaTGCGCTGCCACAGGTGCCGGACCTTTTGCCCAGTCTCGGCCGAGGGCTCGGCCTTAGCTGCAGGTCTTGTCAATAGCGGTTGCGGGGGTGCCTATGCTATGTGGCCCGGCTTTTTACAGCCTTGAGAAAGGCCTTGCTTTCTGGgccttgctttctctctctctctgcctctgagtGGCCAGCGTATTCCTCATTCACTTTGGGAAGGCCTCGGCTCACAGTGCCTGGCAGACAGCTCTCCTCAGCACCCCATCCGCCGTGCCATGCCGCGTGCTGAACTTGAGGTAGGGCTCCAGTGGCTGATTTTGACAGATGTACTGTACAACCCAACCAAATATTGAGGTCTTTCTATGCTTCAGTTAAAAATGTGAAGGGCTCCATTCAGTTCCATGGCACTTAAGTCTGGAATGCATTGTAGTATTTCCAGACTTCAGTGCCATGAAACAATGAGTTTCCAGTTTAACAGCAGTGAACACGCTAAAATATTGGCAGTTATATATCTATCAATGTTGGCCTACATGGGGAATTATAAGAAGTGCATACAACCCTGACTGTTCTTGTTGTCGAGGTCAGTTTGAGTGTAGCATTGAAGAATACAAATCTCTTTTCAGATAAAATTCTAAATTCCCCCCTTTTGCAGAGGACATTGGTGACCAAGTCAAAGTCACCAGGTTACAAAATGTACTGCAccagatttattttgtttcaggGCCCCTCACAATGGAATTTAATGGAGGGATTATAAAGTGCATTTCAAGGATATGATATTTCATTCAGTTGCACACAGTTATAATATCAGGTTTGTCACAGCATACAGAGACAGTGAAAGAGCGAAGCAGCACAGCAGTAGGATTAACTGTGTAAACCATTAAACATCTGCTGTAAATAGCATaaacaaatgacagaatggTAATCAGTTGAAGTCAGTAGAATCAATAATATGattcagattacattacattacatttattcagcagacacttttatccaaagcgacatgcAAAAGTGCATATCATGGTCATTAGAACAgactacagaacaggttggatgaggtacaattcacatagaatcagttgtacagccatgaagTCTAGTACACAcgtcaataaataatatatatatatatatatatatatatatatatatatatatatatatatatatatatatttattttattattttattattttatttatttatttatttttatttatttattttttattttttttattttgtaccaGCCACCCCCATCTCAGAAAGAGaagcaaacaagaaaaaaattaattgtgcCTCAGACAAACCACACAAATGAAGAAAGATCATAAaattaataagtaaataaattagCAGTAATTACAACCAAACTGTAATCAAAGGTCTGTGTTCTACTTCATAGATCTATGGTACTGTACACTGAACAGCAGTTCAGAGTAAAACAgtcctgtaaaataaaatgaggtgtAAATCAGGAGGAGAAACTTCAGGTGCGCTGAAAAGTCTGGACAAAGGAGAACATAAGATCAAAGAGGAGGTCCTCAGAGGTCCATTATGAGAATGACTCCGGAAACCACCAGAACTGTGAATTGCTCTGCTGTCCCGAACGTAGTTGTCCAGAGCCCGATACCTCCCAGAATGGCTGACCCCAGTGCGGCAGACCCCAGTGCCACCGACCCGATGACGGCACCATCTTGTGTCCCCACAACGGACCTCGCCTTGCCCGCTGCTTCACAGTAGATCATGACCACTTCCTTTGTTCCTGCGAGTCGAGGTGCGGATGCTGCCGCCACTGTCACTCCCACTGTCCTCATTGTTTTATGTGGTGACCCTAGCACAGCGCCACCTGCTGCCCCCAGTACTGCCAGCGCCATGCCTTTGGATCCGAACTGCGCTCCCGTTGCGACACCCACTGCACCAAGGGACAGTCCTGCCGCTCCGGAGGCTCCCAGCAAGGCACCAGCCATGATGCCTGTGGACCACTGACCTGCTACTGCCTGTAGGGCCTTCAGCAGCACCCACACGGCTGAGCACACCCAAACCGACACGCCCTCGGCCTTGGCTCCCTCTGCCAGCCCCAACGTCACCGTTCCCAGAGCGGCTCCCACAACTCCCGCCAAATGCAGTGCGACTGGCGCCAGGGAATGCAGGAGGGTCACCATGAGGGGCTGCACTCCTGCTGTTTGCCAGCCCTTGCCTGCTCCTGCCCCGAGCAGGTATCCGGAGAGGGCCACAATTTTGCCAAACAGCCTGCCTAGAAATGTGCCAGCATGTTGCCTGTGACCTGGGATTTCCCCCAAAGCCCGCTCAGTGACAGTTCCCAGTCGAATTGCGACCGGGACTAGGATCACTCCGACTACAACCAACCCCAGGACTGGTGCCAGAACGTCTCCTCGCTCTTCTGTTAACAGATCCGCTGACACGAGTCCCAGTACCACTCCCATAAACATGGTGATGAAGACTTTTgccagaaacatcttcatttgTTTCAGCCTATTCTTTGCCTCCCACTTCACTGTCAGTGCAATGAGGATGGCTATTTCAGTGGCAAAGAGCACCAGGCACAGAATTTTGCTGAGCACCTCCCCTGTGACTACTCCCACTGCTGCTCCAAGGCCTGCCCCTCCAGCTACGGCCCCCAGAGCTGTCACCACCCCGACCAAGACCAGCGCGACGTGAGGGTTCCATCCAGCCTTGGCCGTCAACACTGTGACTCTAGCGCCCAGTGCTAGTCCAGTGGCAGCAGAGAGGAAGACCAGTGCCAGCCCTGTGCAACACAGCATTGCCCCCGCACCGTATGGCCCCACCACTCCTGCTACTCTCACTGCcgtgaccaccagggggccctCTGTTGTCAGTGCAATCTTCTCCACTTCTGTGGCTGTCTCTGTTGCAAGGCCTAGTGCATACCCACCAACAACTGCCCTCAGAACCACACCCACTGCTGTTCCGAgttctgagagagtgagagagaaagagagggggggagagtcaGAATAGATACACTGAAGcatgcacacacctgcaggtctctccctctctctctctcgctctctctctctctctctctgtctctctctctccctctcattcaaATGAACTTGTGATCAGTTGAGGAA is a window of Conger conger chromosome 1, fConCon1.1, whole genome shotgun sequence DNA encoding:
- the rrp15 gene encoding RRP15-like protein, which produces MAASVEGSHVSLEEPVGSAEEDASAGDSSADGESDDGGSEGEREEEGDGESEGEEKEEGDGAMEGEQAEGDGDNPNAGWAEAMAKILQKKTPENKAGILIKNKALEKEKEKIKKEQLEKKKQVDKKRAWEMMCREKPDVVKDRETERNLQRIATRGMVQLFNAVRKHQKNMEEKVKEVGGSERKRAKLLSSVSKKDFIDVLRGTESTGEQGSRSNKKVVGQPAEETPAWSVLKDDFMMGASMKDWDKESEEEAQEGPGDYSSDSD
- the LOC133121558 gene encoding uncharacterized protein LOC133121558 isoform X2 encodes the protein MAPPQLELGTAVGVVLRAVVGGYALGLATETATEVEKIALTTEGPLVVTAVRVAGVVGPYGAGAMLCCTGLALVFLSAATGLALGARVTVLTAKAGWNPHVALVLVGVVTALGAVAGGAGLGAAVGVVTGEVLSKILCLVLFATEIAILIALTVKWEAKNRLKQMKMFLAKVFITMFMGVVLGLVSADLLTEERGDVLAPVLGLVVVGVILVPVAIRLGTVTERALGEIPGHRQHAGTFLGRLFGKIVALSGYLLGAGAGKGWQTAGVQPLMVTLLHSLAPVALHLAGVVGAALGTVTLGLAEGAKAEGVSVWVCSAVWVLLKALQAVAGQWSTGIMAGALLGASGAAGLSLGAVGVATGAQFGSKGMALAVLGAAGGAVLGSPHKTMRTVGVTVAAASAPRLAGTKEVVMIYCEAAGKARSVVGTQDGAVIGSVALGSAALGSAILGGIGLWTTTFGTAEQFTVLVVSGVILIMDL
- the LOC133121558 gene encoding uncharacterized protein LOC133121558 isoform X1, whose translation is MLQCIYSDSPPLSFSLTLSELGTAVGVVLRAVVGGYALGLATETATEVEKIALTTEGPLVVTAVRVAGVVGPYGAGAMLCCTGLALVFLSAATGLALGARVTVLTAKAGWNPHVALVLVGVVTALGAVAGGAGLGAAVGVVTGEVLSKILCLVLFATEIAILIALTVKWEAKNRLKQMKMFLAKVFITMFMGVVLGLVSADLLTEERGDVLAPVLGLVVVGVILVPVAIRLGTVTERALGEIPGHRQHAGTFLGRLFGKIVALSGYLLGAGAGKGWQTAGVQPLMVTLLHSLAPVALHLAGVVGAALGTVTLGLAEGAKAEGVSVWVCSAVWVLLKALQAVAGQWSTGIMAGALLGASGAAGLSLGAVGVATGAQFGSKGMALAVLGAAGGAVLGSPHKTMRTVGVTVAAASAPRLAGTKEVVMIYCEAAGKARSVVGTQDGAVIGSVALGSAALGSAILGGIGLWTTTFGTAEQFTVLVVSGVILIMDL